One segment of Thermococcus sp. AM4 DNA contains the following:
- a CDS encoding aldehyde ferredoxin oxidoreductase family protein, whose protein sequence is MYGYKNRIARVNLTEGKVTYEELPDEVIRKFVGGKGLGYYLIYREVPPGTDPLSPANKFVFATGGLTGLIPGSSKVIAVSKSPETRLISDSSGGDAFGPKLKGHFDAIIIEGKAEEPVYLYIHDGEVEIRNAKHLWGRGNYEVAKELWKEHPKASLALIGPAGERLSRIANVIYDTERASGRGGLGAVLGSKKVKAVVVEPGEKPTVASPEEFQKLWQEFYEHFATDPKYEHLRNYGTSDGVRSSASLGMSPAYNFSRPYIPEELAEKLSGDEVKKYEVEPEWFVHGKSCPIKCARYVEVEYKGRRIRVKPEYESIAMLGASTGVFNFPAVAYFNWLVNNLGLDSIATGNTIAWFFELVERGLISEEEIGFPVRGFGDEEAEERLIKLMAERRGIGAILADGVKRACERLGRGCEFAVHVKGMEAPAWDPRGRRTYALSYATADVGASHLRGWPRPHQLPNQGPAKELVPSMIEGRDESYITDMLGTCKFVSYKMEDLAKFYSLATGEEWTVERLRKIAQAVESIARIHDALDWVTPPLDDTIPPRWWEPEPDGPAKGNKAFIDYNDFLEARREFYRLRGWHEELGVPLPETMEELGYPEFREDAEKALEVVKKRAGIQIS, encoded by the coding sequence ATGTATGGATACAAGAACAGGATAGCGAGAGTAAACCTGACCGAGGGAAAGGTCACCTACGAGGAACTGCCCGACGAGGTGATAAGGAAGTTCGTCGGCGGAAAGGGCCTCGGCTACTACCTGATTTATCGGGAGGTCCCGCCGGGAACCGACCCGCTCAGCCCGGCCAACAAGTTCGTTTTCGCCACCGGTGGATTGACAGGCCTGATTCCGGGTTCGAGCAAGGTCATAGCCGTTAGCAAGAGCCCTGAGACGAGACTTATAAGCGATTCAAGCGGTGGAGACGCCTTCGGACCCAAGCTCAAGGGGCACTTCGACGCGATAATCATCGAAGGTAAGGCGGAAGAGCCGGTTTACCTCTACATCCATGATGGGGAGGTCGAAATCCGGAATGCGAAGCACCTCTGGGGCAGGGGCAACTACGAGGTTGCCAAGGAACTCTGGAAGGAGCACCCGAAGGCAAGCCTAGCTTTAATTGGCCCGGCCGGCGAGAGGCTCAGCAGAATTGCCAACGTGATTTACGACACCGAGCGCGCGAGCGGAAGGGGCGGTCTTGGAGCCGTCCTCGGGAGCAAGAAGGTTAAGGCCGTTGTGGTTGAGCCGGGGGAGAAGCCAACGGTTGCCAGCCCGGAGGAGTTCCAGAAACTGTGGCAGGAGTTCTACGAGCACTTCGCGACAGACCCGAAGTACGAGCACCTGAGGAACTACGGGACGAGCGACGGAGTTAGGAGCTCCGCCTCGCTCGGAATGAGCCCGGCCTATAACTTCTCAAGGCCATACATCCCGGAGGAGCTGGCGGAGAAGCTGAGCGGGGACGAGGTCAAGAAGTACGAGGTAGAGCCGGAGTGGTTCGTCCACGGCAAGAGCTGTCCGATTAAGTGCGCCAGGTATGTAGAGGTCGAATACAAGGGCAGGAGAATCCGCGTCAAGCCCGAGTACGAGAGCATCGCGATGCTTGGAGCGTCAACGGGCGTCTTCAACTTTCCAGCGGTAGCCTACTTCAACTGGCTCGTCAACAACCTCGGCCTCGACAGCATAGCGACCGGCAACACAATAGCCTGGTTCTTTGAGCTGGTCGAGAGGGGCCTCATAAGCGAGGAGGAGATAGGGTTCCCTGTCAGGGGCTTCGGCGACGAGGAGGCCGAGGAGAGGCTCATCAAGCTGATGGCCGAGAGGAGGGGCATTGGAGCGATTCTCGCCGATGGCGTGAAGAGGGCCTGCGAGAGGCTCGGCAGAGGTTGCGAGTTCGCCGTGCACGTGAAGGGCATGGAAGCGCCCGCATGGGACCCGCGCGGAAGGAGGACCTACGCCCTCAGCTACGCCACCGCCGACGTTGGAGCGTCTCACCTGAGGGGCTGGCCGAGGCCCCATCAGCTACCGAACCAGGGGCCGGCGAAGGAGCTCGTGCCGTCGATGATAGAGGGCAGGGACGAGAGCTACATCACCGACATGCTCGGAACGTGCAAGTTCGTGTCCTACAAGATGGAAGACCTGGCTAAGTTCTACTCGCTCGCGACCGGCGAGGAATGGACGGTCGAGAGGCTAAGGAAAATTGCTCAGGCCGTTGAGAGCATCGCGCGCATACACGACGCCCTCGACTGGGTGACGCCTCCGCTCGACGACACGATTCCACCGCGCTGGTGGGAGCCGGAGCCGGACGGGCCGGCCAAGGGCAACAAGGCCTTCATCGACTACAACGACTTCCTTGAGGCGAGGAGAGAGTTCTACAGGCTCAGGGGATGGCACGAGGAGCTCGGCGTCCCGTTGCCGGAGACGATGGAAGAGCTCGGCTATCCGGAGTTCAGGGAAGATGCCGAGAAGGCTTTGGAAGTCGTAAAGAAGAGGGCTGGCATCCAGATCTCCTGA
- a CDS encoding potassium channel family protein, with protein sequence MNELDEIRNCLIEMKDLSALMVDLAFSSVLYNSEDIAEEVYLLEEKMDDLTLKVKRLALRAAKHEEDPESLLSIIDLADINERISDAAYAIADIILRDIEPHPIIRVIMEDTEEELGRVTVRPGSILIGKTLKQLKLPSKIGTRILAIKRGSRYIYNPGKDDIIEEGDVLIAVSPDLDKLRKLAGEEVEEED encoded by the coding sequence ATGAATGAGCTCGACGAGATCAGGAACTGCCTGATAGAGATGAAGGATCTATCCGCTCTGATGGTCGATCTCGCCTTCTCCTCGGTGCTGTACAACAGCGAGGACATAGCGGAGGAGGTCTACCTGCTGGAGGAGAAGATGGACGATCTAACGCTGAAGGTCAAGAGGCTGGCGCTCAGGGCGGCCAAACACGAGGAAGACCCCGAGAGCCTGCTCAGCATAATCGACCTCGCGGACATCAACGAGCGCATCAGCGACGCGGCCTACGCGATAGCGGACATAATCCTGAGGGATATAGAGCCCCACCCGATAATCCGCGTCATAATGGAGGACACCGAGGAGGAACTCGGCCGCGTTACGGTAAGGCCCGGCTCGATACTCATAGGCAAAACCCTCAAGCAGCTCAAACTCCCCAGCAAGATCGGAACGAGAATCCTGGCGATAAAGAGGGGCAGCAGGTACATCTACAACCCCGGAAAGGACGACATTATAGAGGAAGGCGACGTCCTCATCGCCGTCAGCCCCGACCTCGACAAGCTCAGAAAGCTCGCCGGTGAAGAGGTAGAGGAAGAAGATTGA
- a CDS encoding potassium channel family protein has product MEEWDEIEVPNNVKEIFIEMKNTAELMVDLAYSSVLFQEKEIAEEVLELEEYLDLLNYHLMVKAVLAARSPKEAEQITAILQMGRAIDDISNAAADLAKMVLEEKLHPVVRDVILESEETIGKVQVSPDSILVGKTLEELDLATNTGVWVSAIRRGKRWIFDPDEDTKIMPGDIIIGRGTRTALDYLKEIARGILKVMKHE; this is encoded by the coding sequence ATGGAAGAATGGGACGAGATTGAGGTTCCCAACAACGTCAAGGAGATATTCATAGAGATGAAGAACACCGCCGAGCTCATGGTTGATCTGGCGTACTCCTCCGTTCTGTTCCAGGAGAAGGAGATAGCGGAGGAGGTTCTCGAGCTTGAGGAGTACCTCGACCTGCTCAACTACCACCTCATGGTAAAGGCCGTGCTCGCGGCGAGAAGCCCGAAGGAAGCGGAGCAGATAACGGCGATCCTGCAGATGGGCAGGGCCATAGACGACATCTCCAACGCGGCCGCGGACCTCGCCAAGATGGTGCTCGAAGAGAAGCTCCATCCCGTGGTCAGGGACGTTATCCTCGAAAGCGAGGAGACCATCGGAAAGGTGCAGGTGTCACCTGACTCGATACTGGTCGGCAAAACCCTGGAGGAGCTTGACCTGGCGACGAACACCGGCGTCTGGGTCTCGGCGATAAGGAGAGGCAAGCGCTGGATATTCGACCCCGACGAGGACACCAAGATAATGCCCGGGGACATAATCATAGGCAGGGGCACGAGAACGGCCCTCGATTACCTGAAGGAGATAGCGAGGGGGATCCTGAAGGTGATGAAACATGAATGA
- a CDS encoding magnesium transporter has product MDGELKELKSKVRTAYRVTLPSLVTSQVFGLFGGTFLGKYFGTIRSRFPGLLVVLPGIMGLRGNVFGSMASRFSTMLYLGELSPSIRDRKVLKEIVLRMLLSLIPVILLWGIGVLTGIKKNAFDVLLIVITSTILVSFILGYFTSFVTIFSFRRGTDPDSVAAPLVASMGDFLTVPSLVLFILLIEDSPALFRTFNYVMIAFFLFVTALSRVRFHEFMELKQVFVTITALALLSTISGSLLAKFGGIIQASGILSFIYPSLLSSFGNYGSVIAAKTSTKLHLGEIEEFLSISALTDVLALLSTTPVIGLLMVLLGGGLMHLTTGAPIPSSVIWLLLTYPLMALFIMAYAYTLSYFMFKYNIDPDHVAIPLISNNSDIFGTLYVVLMAKLMVGA; this is encoded by the coding sequence ATGGATGGTGAACTGAAGGAACTGAAGTCAAAGGTCAGAACCGCCTACAGGGTAACCCTGCCGTCGCTCGTTACGTCCCAGGTGTTCGGGTTATTCGGGGGTACCTTCCTCGGCAAGTACTTCGGCACAATTCGCAGCAGGTTCCCCGGCCTTCTCGTCGTCCTGCCCGGTATAATGGGCCTCCGCGGGAACGTTTTTGGATCGATGGCTTCCCGCTTCTCCACGATGCTATACCTGGGTGAGCTCAGCCCCTCGATCAGGGACAGGAAGGTTCTCAAGGAGATAGTCCTCAGGATGCTGCTCTCCCTCATACCAGTGATCCTGCTGTGGGGAATTGGCGTTCTAACGGGCATAAAGAAGAACGCCTTCGACGTCCTGCTAATAGTCATAACCTCGACGATACTCGTCTCTTTCATCCTCGGCTACTTCACTTCCTTCGTGACCATATTCTCCTTCCGGAGGGGCACCGACCCGGACAGCGTCGCCGCTCCCCTCGTTGCCTCGATGGGCGACTTCCTGACGGTTCCGTCCCTCGTCCTCTTCATTCTCCTCATCGAGGACTCGCCAGCCCTGTTCAGGACCTTCAACTACGTCATGATAGCGTTCTTCCTGTTCGTCACAGCTCTGAGCAGGGTCCGCTTCCACGAGTTCATGGAGCTGAAGCAGGTTTTCGTGACGATAACGGCACTCGCACTCCTCTCAACGATCTCCGGCTCCCTGCTGGCCAAGTTCGGCGGAATAATTCAGGCCTCGGGGATACTGAGCTTCATATACCCCTCCCTCCTGAGCTCCTTCGGGAACTACGGTTCTGTTATAGCGGCGAAAACGTCCACCAAGCTCCACCTCGGTGAGATAGAGGAGTTCCTTTCGATCAGCGCGCTCACCGACGTTTTAGCTCTTCTCTCGACGACCCCGGTCATAGGCCTCCTGATGGTTCTCCTCGGTGGCGGGCTCATGCACCTCACCACCGGTGCTCCGATACCTTCCAGCGTCATCTGGCTGCTCCTGACTTACCCCCTCATGGCGCTCTTCATAATGGCCTACGCCTACACGCTCTCCTACTTCATGTTCAAATACAACATAGACCCCGACCACGTGGCGATCCCCCTCATCTCCAACAACAGCGACATATTCGGAACCCTCTACGTGGTTTTAATGGCCAAGCTGATGGTGGGAGCATGA
- a CDS encoding sugar phosphate isomerase/epimerase: MIGLSMTAFRGKWPGDFEEWLSGVEGLGFEFVELVSEWPHYLTPETKALFEDALGSHNLKLTVHAPFSDLNIASFNESIRSASLGILRETLSLASELGAMVVTIHPGHCSPLSRRYSEEYLTIHRRSLEMIAEWSEEFGVKVGVENMPSFPILDAQTCLRLAELLDGVDLGVTFDVGHLNTTTRDFRGFLRTFGDRIVHLHLHDNHGDRDEHLPPGDGTVPWGELLPLLPEAPIALEVTDLPSAERGLAFLRRSMKL; encoded by the coding sequence ATGATCGGGCTCTCCATGACCGCATTCAGGGGAAAATGGCCCGGGGACTTTGAGGAGTGGCTGAGCGGGGTTGAGGGGCTCGGCTTCGAGTTCGTCGAGCTGGTCAGCGAGTGGCCGCACTACCTGACTCCTGAGACGAAGGCCCTCTTCGAGGATGCCCTCGGCTCCCACAACCTCAAACTCACCGTCCACGCCCCCTTCAGCGACCTCAACATAGCCTCCTTCAACGAGAGTATCAGAAGCGCTTCCCTGGGAATTCTCAGGGAAACCCTCTCACTGGCGTCGGAACTCGGAGCTATGGTGGTTACCATTCACCCCGGGCACTGCTCGCCCCTCAGCAGGAGGTACAGCGAGGAGTACCTCACCATCCACCGGCGGTCGCTCGAAATGATAGCGGAGTGGAGCGAGGAGTTCGGCGTTAAGGTCGGCGTTGAGAACATGCCGAGCTTTCCGATACTCGATGCACAGACGTGCCTCCGCCTCGCTGAGCTCCTCGATGGGGTCGATCTGGGGGTTACTTTCGACGTGGGGCACCTGAACACGACCACCCGCGACTTCCGGGGGTTCCTCAGGACTTTCGGGGACAGGATAGTGCACCTTCACCTCCACGACAACCACGGCGATAGGGACGAGCACCTGCCGCCGGGCGACGGAACGGTTCCCTGGGGAGAGCTTCTCCCCCTTTTACCGGAAGCTCCCATTGCTCTGGAGGTTACGGATCTCCCCTCCGCGGAGAGGGGGCTCGCGTTCCTTAGGCGTTCAATGAAGCTCTAA
- a CDS encoding acetate--CoA ligase family protein: MVERIVEELRPFFDPKAVAIIGATNKKGKVGNVIFENFKMNKERGIFKGKVYPVNPKLDEIDGYRVYHSVKELPDDTDLAVISIPAPYVPATMRDIAEKGIKAVIIITGGFGELGEEGKKLEREIYEIAKANGIRVIGPNCVGVYVPDTGVDTVFLPESKMDRPESGPIAFVSQSGAFAAAMLDWAAGAGIGIGKMVSYGNKLDVDDADLMDYFIHDDEINVVTFYIEGVKDGRKFMESAKRITRVKPVIALKSGRTEYGAKAASSHTGSLAGADTIYDAVFKQTGIIRAEDFEHMFDLAKAFAQLVHKLPKGDRIGIITDGGGAGVMASDAVAKFGLKMAELSEETVKFLKEKFPPHAVVGNPTDVVGDTDAERYRLALEAFTKDPNVDAILVIVLFQVPLLEEEKVIDIIADYQKKSDKPIVAVAMGGKKTDRYARMLEEKGVPVYPTPERGVRALAGLVRYAQYREKVKE, translated from the coding sequence ATGGTGGAACGAATAGTCGAGGAGCTCAGGCCCTTCTTCGACCCGAAGGCGGTCGCTATCATCGGTGCAACCAACAAGAAGGGGAAGGTCGGCAACGTCATCTTCGAGAACTTCAAGATGAACAAGGAGAGAGGCATCTTCAAGGGGAAGGTCTACCCCGTGAACCCCAAGCTCGATGAGATTGACGGATACAGGGTTTACCACAGCGTTAAGGAGCTTCCCGATGACACTGATTTGGCCGTCATATCGATTCCAGCTCCCTACGTCCCGGCCACGATGAGGGACATAGCGGAGAAGGGCATAAAGGCCGTCATCATCATCACCGGCGGTTTCGGAGAGCTTGGCGAGGAAGGAAAGAAGCTCGAAAGGGAAATCTACGAGATAGCCAAGGCCAACGGCATACGCGTCATCGGTCCGAACTGTGTTGGCGTTTACGTTCCAGACACCGGCGTTGACACCGTCTTCCTACCGGAGAGCAAGATGGACAGGCCCGAGAGCGGGCCGATAGCGTTCGTCAGCCAGAGCGGTGCCTTCGCCGCTGCGATGCTCGACTGGGCGGCAGGAGCGGGCATAGGTATCGGCAAGATGGTCAGCTACGGAAACAAGCTCGACGTTGATGACGCCGATTTGATGGACTACTTCATCCACGACGACGAGATAAACGTCGTTACGTTTTACATCGAGGGCGTCAAGGACGGAAGGAAGTTCATGGAGAGCGCCAAGAGAATAACGAGGGTCAAGCCCGTCATCGCTCTCAAGAGCGGAAGGACCGAGTACGGAGCCAAAGCGGCATCGAGCCACACCGGTTCTCTGGCTGGAGCTGACACGATTTACGATGCAGTCTTCAAGCAGACGGGCATTATAAGGGCTGAGGACTTCGAGCACATGTTCGACCTGGCTAAAGCCTTTGCCCAGCTCGTTCACAAGCTCCCGAAGGGCGACAGGATAGGCATCATCACCGACGGCGGTGGCGCCGGAGTCATGGCCAGCGACGCGGTGGCGAAGTTCGGCCTCAAGATGGCCGAGCTGAGCGAGGAAACCGTCAAGTTCCTCAAGGAGAAGTTCCCACCGCACGCGGTCGTTGGCAACCCCACTGACGTCGTTGGAGACACCGACGCGGAGCGCTACAGACTCGCTTTGGAGGCCTTCACCAAGGACCCGAACGTTGACGCGATACTCGTCATAGTACTCTTCCAGGTTCCGCTCCTCGAGGAGGAGAAGGTCATCGACATCATAGCGGACTACCAGAAGAAGAGCGACAAGCCGATTGTGGCCGTTGCGATGGGCGGTAAGAAGACCGACCGCTACGCGAGAATGCTGGAGGAGAAGGGCGTTCCCGTTTACCCGACCCCCGAGAGGGGCGTCCGCGCCTTAGCGGGCCTCGTTAGGTACGCCCAGTACCGGGAGAAGGTGAAGGAGTAA
- a CDS encoding acetate--CoA ligase family protein, protein MKEEALKVIESVLSQGRTAMVEYEAKQVLKAYGLPVPNEKLAKTLDEALKYAEEIGYPVALKLMSPQILHKSDAKVVMLNIKSPEELKQKWEEIHENARRYRPDAEILGVLVAPMLRPGREIIIGVTEDPQFGHAIMFGLGGIFVEVLKDVTFRIIPITERDARKMIREIKSYPILAGARGEEPADIDAIVDLLLKVSQLVDELRDYIKEMDLNPVFVYEKGKGAVIVDARIILKEPKEKKPEISSEYRERCA, encoded by the coding sequence ATGAAGGAGGAAGCCCTTAAAGTTATTGAGTCCGTCCTGTCCCAGGGCAGGACGGCCATGGTTGAGTACGAGGCCAAGCAGGTTTTAAAGGCTTACGGCCTCCCCGTTCCGAACGAGAAGCTCGCCAAGACCCTCGATGAGGCTCTCAAGTACGCGGAGGAGATAGGCTACCCCGTTGCCCTGAAGTTGATGTCGCCCCAGATACTCCACAAGAGCGACGCGAAGGTCGTCATGCTGAACATAAAGAGCCCCGAGGAGCTCAAGCAGAAGTGGGAGGAGATACACGAGAACGCAAGGAGATACCGCCCAGATGCAGAAATCCTCGGCGTCCTCGTCGCCCCGATGCTCAGGCCGGGCAGGGAGATAATCATAGGCGTCACCGAGGACCCGCAGTTCGGCCACGCGATAATGTTCGGTCTCGGCGGAATCTTCGTCGAGGTTCTCAAGGACGTGACCTTCCGCATTATCCCAATTACGGAGCGCGACGCGAGGAAGATGATTAGGGAAATCAAGAGCTACCCGATTCTGGCAGGAGCGCGTGGAGAGGAGCCAGCTGATATAGACGCCATCGTTGACCTGCTCCTCAAGGTCAGCCAGCTCGTCGACGAGCTCAGGGACTACATCAAGGAGATGGACCTCAACCCCGTCTTCGTCTACGAGAAGGGCAAGGGCGCGGTCATAGTCGATGCGAGGATTATCCTCAAGGAGCCGAAGGAGAAGAAGCCCGAGATAAGCTCGGAGTACAGGGAGAGGTGCGCCTGA
- a CDS encoding ABC transporter ATP-binding protein, which translates to MRLSVQNLGVNYGRVWGVRGLNFEAKADRIAIVGHNGSGKTTLLSVLSGLRKPTEGKAFINEWEPYRRDDRWTVIRYSFEKPQFSIPVKVSDLVEVLEANESCDRVDDLVDMLGIREFLDHRLDGLSSGQAQLCNLLTALACDSEVLILDEPTSHLDAYRAGLIDEMLSKRKGLIIATHDPEEGEAVADYFVILKEGRIVWEGSRRKLFAEGIYEVTLSGIDEPMPGNVEVLHRFGAIVVVRTGEDELTELMRSGKIAGFKRAGLRYAYVESR; encoded by the coding sequence TTGAGGCTCAGCGTTCAGAACCTCGGGGTAAACTACGGAAGGGTCTGGGGAGTTAGGGGGTTGAACTTTGAAGCCAAAGCCGACAGGATAGCGATAGTCGGCCACAACGGAAGCGGGAAAACTACCCTCCTTTCGGTTCTTTCTGGCCTCAGGAAGCCGACGGAAGGGAAAGCGTTCATAAACGAATGGGAACCGTACCGCAGGGACGACAGGTGGACGGTGATAAGGTACTCCTTTGAGAAGCCTCAGTTCTCAATTCCTGTCAAGGTCTCGGACCTCGTTGAGGTTTTGGAGGCCAATGAAAGCTGCGACCGTGTCGATGATCTCGTGGATATGCTGGGCATACGCGAATTCCTTGACCACCGTCTCGACGGACTTTCCAGCGGTCAGGCCCAGCTCTGCAACCTCCTAACTGCCCTCGCATGCGATTCGGAGGTGTTGATACTTGACGAACCCACAAGTCACCTCGACGCCTACCGCGCCGGACTTATCGACGAGATGCTGTCAAAGAGAAAGGGCCTCATCATAGCCACCCACGATCCAGAGGAAGGTGAGGCGGTCGCGGACTACTTCGTGATCCTCAAGGAGGGCCGGATCGTCTGGGAAGGGAGCAGGAGAAAGCTGTTTGCCGAGGGCATCTACGAGGTCACCCTGAGTGGAATCGACGAGCCCATGCCGGGCAACGTGGAGGTTCTCCATCGCTTTGGGGCAATTGTCGTCGTCAGGACGGGAGAAGACGAGCTGACCGAACTTATGAGGAGTGGAAAAATAGCGGGGTTTAAGAGGGCGGGGTTGCGCTATGCCTACGTGGAAAGCCGTTAA
- a CDS encoding PIN domain-containing protein, producing the protein MKAVLDYNIVFSALYNRGTAQELFVKNHVSRTFEFLVPAYFWEELERLKDKLVRITRLSPEEMEFVLEKIGGQITTVEIGVYRDFLPEAQRICPDPKDVPYVALAMATATPLLTGDKKLIDRLEGRIKILTLNEALKLV; encoded by the coding sequence ATGAAGGCAGTCCTCGACTACAACATCGTTTTCTCCGCCCTCTACAATAGGGGAACCGCCCAAGAGCTCTTTGTAAAGAACCACGTGTCGAGGACGTTCGAGTTCCTCGTACCAGCTTACTTCTGGGAGGAGCTGGAGAGATTAAAGGACAAATTAGTTCGGATAACACGACTCAGCCCGGAGGAAATGGAGTTCGTCCTGGAGAAGATTGGGGGGCAGATAACAACCGTTGAGATTGGAGTTTACAGGGACTTTCTGCCGGAGGCTCAAAGGATATGCCCCGACCCAAAGGACGTCCCCTACGTTGCCCTCGCCATGGCGACGGCCACACCGCTTTTAACCGGAGATAAGAAGCTGATTGATCGCCTCGAGGGAAGAATAAAAATCCTCACGCTGAACGAGGCTCTGAAGCTTGTATAG
- a CDS encoding SPFH domain-containing protein yields MVQVIEWVNPGEDEIIWRYPNEVIKWGAQLIVHEYEVAVFMRDGKIYDVLGPGRHTLTTQNLPLLYKLVGGSNSPFKATVIFVSMKQFQGRYGGETQTRELAPIKYYGVYWFKVADPVLFITEVVGGQSLYDAQDVTKFIRAYFNEGMMKHLSTYSIVDLFQNLDMVSTQVKVKLMEDFRRLGLELVDVKIEGVNTTDEWRQRLFWLMQTGNAQAVMQMDTVKQVAAELGKSPGAGMGTGMVLVPQLFQQPAQPAQPVQQAPAQPYAAPPAPQQAAPAQTGQQEICPYCGKPIPPGARFCPYCGHEIKRCPNGHIVPEGAKFCPVCGAKIE; encoded by the coding sequence ATGGTGCAGGTCATAGAATGGGTGAATCCCGGAGAGGACGAGATAATCTGGCGCTACCCGAACGAGGTCATAAAGTGGGGCGCCCAGTTAATAGTCCACGAGTACGAAGTGGCCGTCTTCATGCGCGACGGCAAAATCTACGACGTTCTCGGCCCCGGAAGGCACACGCTGACGACGCAGAATTTGCCGCTCCTCTACAAGCTGGTCGGCGGGAGCAACAGTCCATTCAAGGCGACGGTAATCTTCGTCAGCATGAAGCAGTTCCAGGGTCGCTACGGAGGAGAAACTCAGACGAGAGAGCTGGCACCGATAAAGTACTACGGCGTCTACTGGTTCAAGGTCGCCGATCCGGTTCTCTTCATCACCGAGGTTGTCGGGGGCCAGAGCCTCTACGACGCCCAGGACGTTACGAAGTTCATCAGGGCCTACTTCAACGAGGGCATGATGAAGCACCTCTCGACTTATTCCATCGTCGACCTCTTCCAGAACCTCGACATGGTGAGCACCCAGGTTAAGGTAAAGCTCATGGAGGACTTCCGCAGATTGGGCCTAGAACTGGTCGATGTCAAGATTGAAGGTGTCAACACCACCGATGAGTGGCGCCAGAGGCTCTTCTGGCTCATGCAGACGGGCAACGCTCAAGCTGTAATGCAGATGGACACGGTGAAGCAGGTCGCGGCGGAGCTCGGCAAAAGCCCAGGAGCCGGAATGGGAACCGGGATGGTTCTCGTCCCCCAGCTCTTCCAGCAACCGGCACAGCCAGCACAACCCGTCCAGCAGGCCCCGGCACAGCCCTACGCCGCACCGCCAGCCCCGCAGCAGGCGGCACCTGCGCAGACCGGGCAGCAGGAGATCTGCCCCTACTGTGGCAAGCCCATTCCGCCGGGGGCACGCTTCTGCCCCTACTGCGGGCACGAAATCAAGCGCTGCCCCAACGGCCACATCGTTCCGGAGGGTGCGAAGTTCTGTCCAGTCTGCGGCGCGAAGATCGAGTGA
- a CDS encoding membrane protein, translated as MEALAFKCERCGAPLEVSPETIVAVCPYCGFPNHVSGNIKTDEIHIIPSLDKNAIAQAFWKNVESDFDLKRIKDEIEIVGIEGHYAPYWSGLVHVYGTVRYMRREEECHTDSKGNTRCRTVERHYTERVDENMRLLGSARRQVKSFGVDDLITHYSKTWPKGKRLLDLEEGEWERIKLEILNTEMDERQAKLIMREDAIDVIRNRFLAKSDRIELFDIHADEPENVRLILLPMWTVYYRYGNSIFQTVFAGWDGKRVAATEPMNVLRQAQYLAGAGVGMAIASFGAAFFSGSPVFAILAIVGGSAVSWLAGSKVLEGQRIEREKRGLLG; from the coding sequence ATGGAGGCCCTGGCCTTTAAGTGTGAAAGATGCGGCGCGCCCCTTGAGGTGTCGCCCGAGACGATAGTTGCGGTCTGCCCCTACTGCGGCTTTCCGAACCACGTTAGCGGCAACATCAAAACCGATGAAATCCACATCATCCCCTCCCTCGACAAGAACGCCATAGCCCAGGCCTTCTGGAAGAACGTTGAGAGCGACTTCGACCTCAAGAGAATAAAGGACGAGATCGAGATAGTCGGAATAGAGGGCCACTACGCCCCCTACTGGAGCGGTCTGGTTCACGTTTACGGAACCGTTCGCTACATGAGAAGGGAAGAAGAGTGCCACACGGACTCAAAGGGAAACACCCGCTGTCGCACGGTGGAGAGGCACTACACCGAGAGGGTCGATGAGAACATGAGACTGCTCGGATCGGCCAGAAGGCAGGTGAAGAGCTTCGGCGTCGACGACCTGATAACCCACTACTCGAAGACGTGGCCCAAAGGTAAGAGACTGCTCGATCTGGAAGAGGGTGAGTGGGAGCGGATAAAACTTGAGATCCTGAACACAGAGATGGACGAGAGGCAGGCAAAGCTGATAATGCGCGAGGACGCGATAGACGTTATCAGAAACCGCTTCCTGGCCAAGTCGGACAGGATAGAGCTCTTTGACATCCACGCCGACGAGCCCGAAAACGTCAGGCTGATCCTTCTGCCAATGTGGACGGTTTACTACCGCTACGGCAACTCGATATTCCAGACGGTTTTTGCGGGCTGGGACGGGAAGAGGGTGGCCGCAACAGAGCCGATGAACGTGCTGAGACAGGCCCAGTACCTGGCAGGGGCCGGCGTTGGCATGGCCATAGCCTCATTCGGCGCGGCGTTCTTCTCGGGTTCACCGGTCTTCGCCATTCTGGCCATCGTCGGCGGTTCGGCCGTGAGCTGGCTGGCCGGAAGCAAGGTGCTCGAAGGGCAGAGGATCGAGAGGGAAAAGAGGGGTCTGCTGGGGTGA